A genomic segment from Variovorax paradoxus B4 encodes:
- a CDS encoding TPM domain-containing protein yields the protein MAAPTFLSKLGRIWRHSWVDEAAVRRALPADALERLAERVRASERRHSGEICLCVEAGLPLSYLWRHAAPKERAVTLFGKLRVWDTAHNNGVLVYLLLAEHAIEIVADRGIDARVDDAEWAAMAQRMGAAFREGRFEDGLTQALEEMSALLVAHFPLAENEPDTNELPDEPVVL from the coding sequence ATGGCAGCCCCCACTTTCCTCTCGAAGCTCGGCCGCATCTGGCGCCACAGCTGGGTCGACGAGGCCGCGGTTCGCCGCGCGCTGCCCGCCGATGCACTGGAACGCCTGGCCGAACGCGTGCGCGCAAGCGAGCGCCGCCACAGCGGCGAAATCTGCCTCTGCGTCGAGGCCGGCCTGCCGCTGTCCTACCTGTGGCGCCATGCGGCTCCCAAGGAACGCGCCGTCACGCTGTTCGGCAAGCTGCGCGTGTGGGACACCGCGCACAACAACGGCGTGCTCGTCTACCTGCTGCTGGCCGAGCATGCGATCGAGATCGTGGCCGACCGCGGCATTGATGCGCGCGTCGACGATGCCGAGTGGGCCGCGATGGCGCAGCGCATGGGCGCGGCGTTCCGCGAAGGCCGCTTCGAGGACGGGCTCACGCAGGCGCTGGAAGAAATGTCGGCCTTGCTGGTGGCGCACTTTCCGCTGGCCGAGAACGAGCCCGACACCAACGAACTGCCCGACGAGCCCGTCGTCCTTTGA
- the pdeM gene encoding ligase-associated DNA damage response endonuclease PdeM produces MTASNLLSASALPVQWAGELLHLLPEHAVWWPDGRVLFIADLHIGKAATYRALGQPVPGGTTQENLARLDALIAAHGPQRIVFLGDFLHAAQARTPRVLAALAAWRATHASIGMVLVRGNHDSRAGDPPAALGIDVVDEPYLLGPFACCHHPQAHATHFVLAGHLHPVCRLHGPGRDSVRLPCFASDAQQAVLPAFGEFTGGWLMERAPGRRFYAVGGESVWALPPSEQEV; encoded by the coding sequence GTGACTGCTTCGAATCTTCTTTCCGCGTCGGCGCTCCCGGTCCAATGGGCCGGGGAACTGTTGCATCTGTTGCCCGAGCACGCCGTCTGGTGGCCCGACGGCCGCGTGCTGTTCATTGCCGACCTGCACATCGGCAAGGCCGCGACCTACCGCGCGCTGGGGCAGCCGGTGCCGGGCGGCACCACGCAAGAGAACCTGGCGCGGCTCGACGCGCTGATCGCGGCCCATGGGCCGCAGCGCATCGTGTTCCTTGGCGATTTCCTGCATGCGGCGCAGGCGCGCACGCCCCGGGTGCTGGCGGCGCTTGCCGCCTGGCGCGCCACGCATGCCTCCATCGGCATGGTCCTGGTGCGGGGCAACCACGACAGCCGCGCGGGCGATCCGCCCGCCGCACTCGGCATCGACGTGGTCGACGAGCCTTATCTGCTCGGGCCTTTTGCCTGCTGCCACCATCCGCAGGCGCATGCCACGCATTTCGTGCTCGCGGGGCACCTGCATCCCGTGTGCAGGCTGCATGGACCGGGGCGCGACAGCGTGCGGCTGCCGTGTTTCGCGAGCGACGCGCAGCAGGCGGTGCTGCCGGCTTTTGGCGAGTTCACGGGCGGGTGGCTGATGGAGCGCGCACCGGGGCGGCGCTTCTATGCGGTGGGCGGAGAAAGCGTGTGGGCGCTGCCGCCATCGGAGCAAGAGGTTTAG
- a CDS encoding ring-opening amidohydrolase: protein MNASTLLPPGTAPTQAATRPRLAVHRLPMAHPGDLSALAALFDEGAIEPAQVVAVIGKTEGNGGVNDFTRGYFTQTLMSLLAARLGRPAAELLRELPCILSGGTEGVLSPHYVVFARSGRPAADAAAGPGPGALAIGTAVSAPLPAQHVGRWAQVASVAAAVREAMRGAGIARAEDVAFVQVKCPCVTAARAQAAAAAGHTVLTADSGRSMAAARAAGAFGVAIALGELPDDPALEAAMLVDFERFCRRASISSGVEVEANEVIVLGHSAAWEGTLRMACAPMRDALDIGAVAEALRPLGMNAAPQLGAADAARVAAVFVKCEPDRRGHVRGARHTMLDDTDINAQRHIRGAVGGMVAGVLGDARIFVSGGAEHQGPDGGGLVAVIAHAA from the coding sequence ATGAACGCCTCCACCCTCCTCCCCCCAGGCACCGCGCCGACGCAGGCCGCCACGCGCCCGCGCCTGGCCGTGCACCGGCTGCCGATGGCGCATCCGGGCGATCTCTCGGCGCTCGCCGCGCTGTTCGACGAGGGCGCGATCGAGCCCGCGCAGGTGGTGGCAGTGATCGGCAAGACCGAAGGCAATGGCGGCGTCAACGACTTCACGCGCGGCTACTTCACGCAGACGCTGATGAGCCTGCTGGCCGCGCGCCTGGGCCGGCCGGCCGCCGAACTGCTGCGCGAGCTGCCCTGCATCCTGTCGGGCGGCACCGAGGGTGTGCTGAGCCCGCACTACGTGGTGTTCGCCCGCAGCGGGCGGCCCGCCGCGGACGCGGCCGCCGGGCCCGGCCCGGGCGCGCTCGCGATCGGCACGGCCGTCAGCGCGCCGCTGCCCGCGCAGCATGTCGGGCGCTGGGCGCAGGTGGCGTCGGTGGCCGCCGCGGTGCGCGAGGCGATGCGCGGCGCCGGCATCGCCCGCGCCGAGGACGTGGCCTTCGTGCAGGTCAAGTGCCCCTGCGTGACGGCCGCGCGCGCCCAGGCGGCCGCCGCGGCCGGCCACACGGTGCTGACCGCCGACTCGGGCCGCTCGATGGCGGCGGCGCGCGCCGCCGGCGCTTTCGGCGTGGCGATCGCCCTGGGCGAGCTGCCCGACGACCCGGCGCTGGAAGCCGCGATGCTGGTCGACTTCGAGCGCTTCTGCCGCCGCGCGAGCATTTCGTCGGGCGTCGAGGTCGAGGCCAACGAGGTGATCGTGCTCGGCCACAGCGCGGCATGGGAAGGCACGCTGCGCATGGCCTGCGCACCGATGCGCGACGCGCTGGACATCGGCGCGGTGGCCGAGGCGCTGCGGCCGCTGGGCATGAACGCGGCGCCCCAGCTGGGCGCGGCCGATGCGGCGCGGGTGGCGGCGGTGTTCGTCAAGTGCGAGCCCGACCGCCGTGGCCACGTGCGCGGCGCGCGCCACACCATGCTCGACGACACCGACATCAATGCCCAGCGCCACATCCGCGGCGCGGTCGGCGGCATGGTGGCCGGTGTGCTGGGCGACGCGCGCATCTTCGTTTCGGGGGGCGCCGAGCACCAGGGGCCGGACGGCGGCGGACTGGTCGCGGTGATCGCGCACGCGGCATGA
- a CDS encoding TPM domain-containing protein — translation MALALFRRALATVLLAAAAWGGLAATAWAQGLLPVPALTARVIDQTGTLDAAQRTGLDTKLAAFEQRKGSQIVVLMVPTTAPEDIESYAQRVGDAWKIGRKNVGDGLLVIVAKDDRRMRIATAKALEGAVPDLAASRIIDEEMKPRFRNNDFAGGLNAAVDRLIGLVDGEPLPEPARSGNSGRSQGGDFDWENLAIFLFVAVFVGAPIVRAIVGKKLGSVLMGGGIGVIAFFLTTSVAIAVIAGLVALVVSFLSGAVRPGGGGWSSGGGGGGGWSSGGGGGGGGFSSGGGGNFGGGGASGNW, via the coding sequence GCGCGCTGGCCACCGTCCTGCTGGCGGCGGCCGCATGGGGCGGCCTTGCGGCAACGGCATGGGCGCAGGGCCTGCTGCCGGTGCCCGCGCTCACGGCGCGGGTGATCGACCAGACCGGCACGCTCGACGCGGCGCAGAGAACAGGCCTCGACACCAAGCTCGCCGCCTTCGAACAGCGCAAGGGCTCGCAGATCGTCGTGCTGATGGTGCCGACCACGGCGCCCGAGGACATCGAGAGCTACGCCCAGCGCGTCGGCGATGCCTGGAAGATCGGCCGCAAGAACGTCGGCGACGGCCTGCTCGTGATCGTGGCCAAGGACGACCGCAGGATGCGCATCGCGACCGCCAAGGCGCTCGAGGGCGCGGTGCCCGACCTCGCGGCAAGCCGCATCATCGACGAAGAGATGAAGCCGCGCTTTCGCAACAACGATTTCGCGGGCGGCCTGAATGCGGCGGTGGACCGGCTCATCGGCCTGGTCGACGGCGAGCCGCTGCCCGAGCCTGCGCGCAGCGGCAACAGCGGCCGTTCGCAGGGCGGCGACTTCGACTGGGAGAACCTCGCGATCTTCCTGTTCGTCGCGGTCTTCGTGGGCGCGCCCATCGTTCGCGCCATCGTGGGCAAGAAGCTGGGTTCGGTCCTCATGGGCGGCGGCATCGGCGTGATCGCCTTCTTCCTCACCACCAGCGTGGCCATCGCGGTGATCGCCGGGCTGGTCGCGCTCGTGGTCTCGTTCCTTTCGGGCGCAGTCCGGCCGGGCGGAGGCGGTTGGAGCAGTGGCGGCGGCGGCGGCGGGGGCTGGAGCAGCGGCGGGGGCGGTGGCGGCGGTGGTTTCAGTTCCGGCGGCGGCGGCAATTTCGGCGGCGGCGGTGCCTCCGGGAACTGGTGA
- a CDS encoding ligase-associated DNA damage response DEXH box helicase: protein MTAPPDPAFLPPLPGEGRGGGKRRIKSQPPVLEGREPPSRPSPGRGRSKAAAVKAALDAWFAARGWKPFKFQRDVWKAVAAGRSGLLHATTGAGKTYAVWLGALQAFSSAPPPPSRSGKTTPPPLTVLWITPMRALAADTLRALQQPLEAMDAQGIDVHRWSAGARSGDTSSAERSAQNERLPTVLVTTPESLSLLLARADAGEVLGRVKMVVVDEWHELLGNKRGVQVQLALARLRRWNAGLAVWGMSATLGNLQEAMHALLGREDGRQEGVLVQGAVPKKLVVDSLLPGRAERFPWGGHLGLTMLPQVLDEIAASSTTLVFTNTRSQSEIWYQAMLEARPEWAGIIALHHGSLDRAVREWVERGLKNGELKAVVCTSSLDLGVDFLPVERVLQIGSPKGVARLLQRAGRSGHAPGRPSRITLVPTHSIEMVEGAAARAAIAAGHIEARHTPVQPLDVLVQHLVTVALGGGFVPDDLYAEVRGTAAYADLSRESWAWCLAFVSQGGPSLAAYPDYRRAVPDAEGVWRVPDARLARRHRMNIGTIVSDASMAVQYMGGGKIGNVEESFVARMKPGDCFLFGGRMLELVRIHDMTAWVRRATGKRAAVPRWSGGRMPLSTTLADAVVQQLALAGEGRYPSPELQCVRPLLEIQQQWSALPTPQTLLAETLATREGSHLFLYPFAGRHVHLGLASLLAWRVAQHEARTFSIAVNDYGFELLSATPVDWPALLPQALRLLQGEDAHATLLHEVLASLNAGELAQRRFREIARVSGLIFQGYPGEKRSSRQLQASSSLFWEVFRKYDPANKLLLQAEQELLAQELEIGRLSAGLARMATQQLVLKPLERPTPFSFPLMVELFREKLSNENVADRIARMVEQLEKAAGGVVTAGGVERVKSTLAFGQEGPGKPPATPRRERRSRSRPSRPLPPL, encoded by the coding sequence ATGACCGCGCCGCCTGACCCCGCATTTCTCCCTCCCCTCCCGGGGGAAGGCCGGGGTGGGGGTAAGCGGCGTATCAAGAGCCAGCCGCCTGTGCTCGAAGGCCGCGAGCCCCCATCCCGGCCTTCCCCCGGAAGGGGAAGGAGCAAGGCAGCAGCAGTCAAGGCGGCGCTCGACGCGTGGTTTGCAGCGCGCGGCTGGAAGCCTTTCAAGTTCCAGCGCGACGTATGGAAGGCCGTGGCCGCGGGGCGCTCCGGGCTGCTGCATGCGACCACCGGCGCAGGCAAGACCTACGCGGTGTGGCTCGGCGCGCTGCAGGCGTTCTCGTCTGCGCCGCCGCCGCCCTCGCGCAGCGGAAAGACCACGCCGCCGCCGCTCACCGTGCTCTGGATCACGCCCATGCGCGCGCTCGCGGCCGACACGCTGCGCGCACTGCAGCAGCCGCTCGAAGCGATGGATGCCCAGGGCATCGACGTGCACCGCTGGAGCGCCGGCGCGCGCAGCGGCGACACCTCGTCGGCCGAGCGCAGCGCGCAGAACGAGCGCCTGCCGACCGTGCTCGTCACCACGCCCGAGAGCCTTTCGCTGTTGCTCGCGCGCGCCGATGCGGGCGAGGTGCTGGGCCGCGTGAAGATGGTGGTGGTCGACGAATGGCACGAGCTGCTCGGCAACAAGCGCGGCGTGCAGGTGCAGCTGGCGCTCGCGCGGCTCAGGCGCTGGAATGCGGGGCTCGCGGTGTGGGGCATGTCGGCCACGCTCGGCAACCTGCAGGAGGCCATGCACGCCTTGCTGGGCCGAGAAGATGGCCGTCAAGAGGGCGTGCTGGTGCAAGGCGCGGTGCCCAAGAAGCTGGTGGTCGATTCGCTGCTGCCCGGCCGGGCCGAGCGCTTTCCGTGGGGCGGCCACCTGGGTCTCACGATGCTGCCGCAGGTGCTCGACGAGATTGCCGCCAGCAGCACCACGCTGGTGTTCACCAACACGCGCTCGCAATCGGAGATCTGGTACCAGGCGATGCTCGAGGCGCGGCCCGAATGGGCCGGCATCATCGCGCTGCACCACGGCTCGCTCGACCGCGCGGTGCGCGAGTGGGTCGAGCGGGGCCTGAAGAACGGCGAGCTCAAGGCGGTGGTCTGCACCTCGAGCCTGGACCTGGGCGTGGACTTCCTGCCGGTCGAGCGCGTGCTGCAGATCGGTTCGCCCAAGGGCGTGGCGCGGCTGCTGCAGCGCGCGGGGCGCTCGGGCCATGCGCCGGGCCGGCCGTCGCGCATCACGCTCGTGCCCACGCACAGCATCGAGATGGTCGAAGGCGCCGCGGCGCGCGCGGCCATCGCGGCCGGCCACATCGAGGCGCGCCACACGCCGGTGCAGCCGCTCGACGTGCTGGTGCAGCATCTGGTGACCGTGGCGCTCGGTGGCGGCTTCGTGCCCGACGACCTGTATGCCGAAGTGCGCGGCACCGCCGCCTATGCGGATCTGTCGCGCGAGAGCTGGGCGTGGTGCCTGGCCTTCGTGTCGCAGGGCGGGCCTTCGCTGGCCGCGTATCCCGACTACCGCCGCGCGGTGCCTGATGCAGAGGGCGTCTGGCGCGTGCCGGACGCGCGGCTCGCGCGGCGCCACCGCATGAACATCGGCACCATCGTGAGCGACGCGAGCATGGCGGTGCAGTACATGGGCGGCGGAAAGATCGGCAACGTCGAGGAGAGTTTCGTTGCGCGCATGAAGCCGGGCGACTGCTTCCTGTTCGGCGGCCGGATGCTCGAGCTCGTGCGCATCCACGACATGACGGCCTGGGTGCGGCGCGCCACCGGCAAGCGCGCCGCAGTGCCGCGCTGGAGTGGCGGGCGCATGCCGCTGTCGACCACGCTGGCCGATGCGGTGGTGCAGCAGCTCGCGCTGGCCGGCGAGGGGCGCTATCCATCGCCCGAGCTGCAGTGCGTGCGGCCGCTGCTCGAGATCCAGCAGCAATGGTCGGCCCTGCCCACGCCGCAGACCCTGCTGGCCGAAACGCTCGCCACGCGCGAAGGCTCGCACCTGTTCCTCTACCCCTTCGCGGGGCGCCACGTGCACCTGGGGCTTGCCAGCCTGCTGGCCTGGCGCGTGGCGCAGCACGAGGCGCGCACCTTCTCCATCGCGGTGAACGACTACGGCTTCGAGCTGCTCAGCGCCACGCCGGTCGACTGGCCCGCGCTGCTGCCGCAGGCGCTGCGCCTGCTCCAGGGCGAGGATGCGCATGCCACGCTGCTGCACGAGGTGCTGGCCTCGCTCAACGCAGGCGAACTGGCGCAGCGCCGCTTCCGCGAGATTGCGCGTGTCTCGGGGCTGATCTTCCAGGGCTATCCGGGCGAGAAGCGCAGCAGCAGGCAGCTGCAGGCCTCGTCCTCGCTGTTCTGGGAGGTGTTCCGCAAGTACGACCCGGCGAACAAGCTGCTGCTGCAGGCCGAGCAGGAGCTGCTCGCGCAGGAACTCGAAATCGGCCGCCTGAGTGCCGGCCTCGCGCGCATGGCCACTCAACAGCTGGTGCTGAAGCCGCTCGAGCGGCCCACGCCGTTCTCGTTCCCGCTCATGGTCGAGCTGTTCCGCGAGAAGCTGTCGAACGAGAACGTGGCCGACCGCATTGCGCGCATGGTCGAGCAGCTCGAAAAGGCCGCCGGCGGCGTGGTCACGGCCGGGGGGGTGGAGCGCGTGAAGAGCACGCTCGCGTTCGGGCAGGAAGGGCCCGGCAAGCCGCCGGCCACGCCGCGCCGGGAGCGCAGGTCGCGATCACGGCCGTCACGGCCCTTGCCGCCGCTGTGA
- a CDS encoding ligase-associated DNA damage response exonuclease translates to MTAPLPHSSALRPGDLVVARPEGLYCPPGDFYIDPWRPVARAVITHAHSDHARAGHGHYLAHTDSAGTLRTRLGDDIALQTLPYGEAIGHHGVRISLHPAGHVLGSAQVRLEHGGRVWVASGDYKTEPDGTCAPFEPVPCDTFITESTFGLPIYRWPTQAALFAEIDAWWRANAEAGRASVLFCYAFGKAQRILYGVDASIGPIVVHGAVEPLNAVYRAAGVALPQTLRVTDAGVDAALLKRALVLAPPSAQGTPWMRRFGHHADAFASGWMQLRGTRRRRGVDRGFVMSDHADWPGLQQAIAGTGAERVFVTHGSVAVMVRWLSENGLEAQGFRTEYGDEDDEQTPSPSRGRAGEGASGRPMRTRPAPIPTFPPKGEGAKP, encoded by the coding sequence ATGACCGCGCCGCTGCCCCACAGTTCCGCTTTGCGCCCTGGCGACCTCGTGGTGGCGCGGCCCGAGGGCCTCTACTGCCCGCCCGGCGACTTCTACATCGACCCCTGGCGGCCGGTGGCGCGCGCCGTCATCACCCATGCGCACTCCGACCACGCGCGCGCCGGCCACGGCCACTACCTCGCGCACACCGACAGCGCCGGCACGCTGCGCACCCGCCTTGGCGACGACATCGCGCTGCAGACGCTGCCGTATGGCGAGGCGATCGGGCACCACGGCGTGCGCATCTCGCTGCATCCGGCCGGCCATGTGCTGGGCTCGGCGCAGGTGCGGCTCGAACACGGCGGCCGCGTGTGGGTGGCCTCGGGCGACTACAAGACCGAGCCCGACGGCACCTGCGCGCCCTTCGAACCCGTGCCCTGCGACACCTTCATCACCGAGTCGACCTTCGGCCTGCCGATCTACCGCTGGCCCACGCAGGCGGCGCTGTTCGCCGAGATCGACGCCTGGTGGCGCGCCAACGCCGAGGCCGGCCGCGCATCGGTGCTGTTCTGCTATGCCTTCGGCAAGGCGCAGCGCATCCTGTATGGCGTGGACGCCTCCATCGGGCCGATCGTGGTGCACGGCGCGGTCGAGCCGCTCAATGCGGTGTACCGCGCCGCGGGCGTGGCCTTGCCGCAGACCCTGCGGGTGACCGATGCGGGCGTCGATGCCGCGCTGCTCAAGCGGGCGCTGGTGCTGGCGCCGCCCTCGGCCCAGGGAACGCCATGGATGCGCCGCTTCGGCCATCATGCCGACGCCTTCGCGAGCGGCTGGATGCAGCTGCGCGGCACGCGCCGCCGGCGCGGCGTGGACCGCGGCTTCGTGATGTCGGACCACGCCGACTGGCCCGGTCTGCAGCAGGCCATCGCGGGCACGGGAGCCGAGCGGGTGTTCGTCACCCACGGCAGCGTGGCGGTGATGGTGCGCTGGCTCAGCGAGAACGGATTGGAAGCGCAGGGCTTCAGGACCGAGTACGGCGACGAAGATGACGAGCAAACTCCCTCCCCTTCCCGGGGGAGGGCCGGGGAGGGGGCAAGCGGGCGCCCGATGCGGACGCGGCCAGCCCCCATCCCGACCTTCCCCCCGAAGGGGGAAGGAGCAAAGCCATGA
- a CDS encoding ATP-dependent DNA ligase: MKDFAALYRELDASTSSLAKQAALQRYLREADPADAAWAVYFLAGGKPRQLVPTKLLRLLAQEAAGLPEWLFDESYEVVGDLAETIALLLPPPTEAHDLGLARWVEEHLLPLREAGKAAPDELPARLRAQWRQLAAEERLVYFKLITGAFRVGVSKLQVTQALAGVGGIDPKRVAQRLMGYTHIGGRPRAEDYRALIAPESGAEQVQKTSGQPYPFFLAHAFNLPLEQFDAVLGPPAGWIVEWKWDGIRAQLVKRAGVAWLWSRGEELVTERFPELAVLGDALPDGTVLDGEIAVWRDDRVQPFAELQRRIGRKTLGAKLLREIPVVLLAYDVLEWEGRDLRALPQSQRRLLLDELVTRMPHPSLLPSPMLTGIEWSDFARQREAARSMGVEGMMLKRRDAQYGVGRTKDVGVWWKWKIDPLSIDAVLVYAQRGHGRRASLYSDYTFAVWDGPPEQEGRKLVPFAKAYSGLTDAEMARVDAIIRKTTVESFGPVKSVKPTLVFELGFEGIARSARHKSGIAVRFPRMLRWREDKPVAEADTLQTLAALLPS; the protein is encoded by the coding sequence ATGAAGGATTTCGCGGCGCTCTACCGCGAGCTCGACGCGAGCACCTCGAGCCTTGCCAAGCAGGCCGCGCTGCAGCGCTACCTGCGCGAGGCCGATCCGGCCGATGCGGCGTGGGCCGTGTACTTCCTGGCCGGCGGCAAGCCGCGCCAGCTCGTGCCCACCAAGCTGCTGCGGCTGCTCGCGCAGGAAGCGGCGGGCCTGCCCGAATGGCTGTTCGACGAGAGCTACGAGGTGGTCGGCGACCTGGCCGAAACCATCGCGCTGCTGCTGCCGCCGCCCACCGAGGCGCACGACCTCGGCCTGGCGCGCTGGGTCGAGGAGCACCTGCTGCCGCTGCGGGAGGCCGGCAAGGCGGCGCCCGACGAACTGCCCGCGCGGCTGCGCGCGCAGTGGCGCCAGCTCGCGGCCGAAGAGCGGCTGGTGTACTTCAAGCTCATCACCGGCGCCTTCCGCGTGGGCGTGTCGAAGCTGCAGGTCACGCAGGCGCTCGCGGGCGTGGGCGGCATCGATCCCAAGCGCGTGGCGCAGCGCCTCATGGGCTACACCCACATCGGCGGCCGCCCGCGGGCGGAAGACTACCGCGCGCTGATCGCGCCGGAGTCGGGCGCGGAGCAGGTACAGAAGACCAGCGGGCAGCCCTACCCGTTCTTTCTTGCGCATGCGTTCAACCTGCCGCTCGAGCAGTTCGATGCCGTGCTCGGTCCGCCGGCCGGCTGGATCGTCGAATGGAAGTGGGACGGCATCCGCGCGCAGCTGGTCAAGCGCGCGGGCGTCGCCTGGCTGTGGTCGCGCGGCGAGGAACTGGTGACCGAGCGCTTTCCCGAGCTGGCCGTGCTGGGCGATGCGCTGCCCGACGGCACGGTGCTCGACGGCGAGATTGCCGTCTGGCGCGACGACAGGGTGCAGCCCTTCGCGGAGCTGCAGAGGCGCATCGGCCGCAAGACGCTGGGCGCGAAGCTGCTGCGCGAGATCCCGGTGGTGCTGCTGGCCTACGACGTCCTCGAATGGGAAGGGCGCGACCTGCGCGCGCTGCCGCAGTCGCAGCGCCGGCTGCTGCTCGACGAACTCGTCACGCGCATGCCGCACCCGTCGCTGCTGCCGAGCCCGATGCTCACCGGCATCGAATGGAGCGACTTCGCACGCCAGCGCGAAGCGGCGCGCAGCATGGGCGTGGAAGGCATGATGCTCAAGCGCCGCGACGCGCAGTACGGCGTGGGCCGCACCAAGGACGTGGGCGTGTGGTGGAAGTGGAAGATCGATCCGCTCAGCATCGACGCCGTGCTTGTCTACGCACAGCGCGGCCACGGCCGGCGCGCGAGCCTCTACAGCGACTACACCTTCGCCGTCTGGGACGGCCCGCCCGAGCAGGAAGGCCGCAAGCTCGTGCCCTTTGCCAAGGCCTATTCGGGCCTCACCGACGCCGAGATGGCGCGCGTGGACGCGATCATCCGCAAGACCACCGTCGAGAGCTTCGGCCCGGTGAAGAGCGTCAAGCCCACGCTGGTGTTCGAGCTGGGTTTCGAAGGCATCGCGCGCAGCGCGCGCCACAAGAGCGGCATCGCGGTGCGCTTTCCGCGCATGCTGCGCTGGCGCGAAGACAAGCCGGTGGCGGAAGCCGACACCCTGCAGACGCTGGCCGCGCTGCTGCCGTCATGA
- the trxC gene encoding thioredoxin TrxC has protein sequence MTETPSLHIVCPHCHTTNRVRAAQLGSAPDCGNCHRALFTGHSTALPDEKTFDRHIARNEIPVLVDFWAPWCGPCRQMAPGYEQAAAQLEPQVRLAKVDTEAVPTLGARFNIRSIPTLALFRGGREVARQAGAMGAADIVRWVKAHGAG, from the coding sequence ATGACCGAAACGCCTTCGCTGCACATCGTCTGCCCGCACTGCCACACGACCAACCGCGTGCGCGCGGCGCAGCTGGGCAGTGCGCCCGACTGCGGCAACTGCCACCGCGCGCTCTTCACCGGCCATTCCACCGCGCTGCCGGACGAAAAGACCTTCGACCGCCACATTGCACGCAATGAAATCCCGGTGCTGGTGGACTTCTGGGCACCCTGGTGCGGCCCGTGCCGCCAGATGGCACCGGGCTACGAGCAGGCCGCGGCCCAGCTCGAACCGCAGGTGCGGCTGGCCAAGGTCGACACGGAGGCGGTGCCGACCCTTGGCGCGCGCTTCAACATCCGCAGCATTCCGACGCTGGCGCTGTTCCGCGGCGGCCGCGAAGTGGCGCGCCAGGCCGGCGCCATGGGCGCGGCGGACATCGTGCGCTGGGTCAAGGCGCACGGCGCGGGTTGA
- a CDS encoding LysR family transcriptional regulator has product MLHPPRHFVYLDAVARAGSIRKAAEKLHVASTALNRKILEIESDIGTPLFERLPRGVRLTAAGEVLITAVRRSMADMRSAESQIEQLRGLVRGTVRIGCAESVATDLIPGTIAHYQQTHPGVQFQIVSGVTGNLAASLMADDVELILVHDPQPSETLRVISAIAQPLCAMLRPDHPLAKRATLRLADCQKYTVALGDRSFGSRRLLDDVMARSRIALQVALEASTVQTLKEFTRQTGAISFQFQIGTLNEVRRGELVSIPLSDRALAHSQLVLAARAGRMLPIATLSFMETLVNRLAALPG; this is encoded by the coding sequence ATGCTGCATCCGCCTCGCCACTTCGTCTACCTCGATGCCGTCGCGCGCGCGGGGTCGATCCGCAAGGCGGCCGAGAAGCTGCACGTGGCCTCGACGGCGCTCAACCGCAAGATCCTCGAGATCGAGTCCGACATCGGCACGCCGCTGTTCGAGCGCCTGCCGCGCGGCGTGCGCCTCACGGCAGCGGGCGAGGTGCTGATCACCGCGGTGCGGCGCAGCATGGCCGACATGCGCTCGGCCGAGTCGCAGATCGAGCAGCTGCGCGGGCTGGTGCGCGGCACGGTGCGCATCGGCTGCGCCGAATCGGTCGCGACCGACCTGATCCCCGGCACCATCGCGCATTACCAGCAGACGCACCCGGGCGTGCAGTTCCAGATCGTCTCGGGCGTGACGGGCAACCTGGCCGCGTCGCTGATGGCCGACGATGTCGAACTGATCCTGGTGCACGACCCGCAGCCGTCGGAGACGCTGCGCGTGATCAGCGCGATCGCGCAGCCGCTGTGCGCGATGCTGCGGCCCGACCACCCGCTGGCGAAGCGCGCCACGCTGCGGCTGGCCGATTGCCAGAAGTACACCGTGGCGCTGGGCGACCGGTCGTTCGGCAGCCGCCGGCTGCTGGACGACGTGATGGCGCGCTCGCGCATCGCGCTGCAGGTCGCGCTGGAGGCCAGCACCGTGCAGACGCTCAAGGAGTTCACGCGGCAGACGGGCGCGATCAGCTTCCAGTTCCAGATCGGCACGCTCAACGAGGTGCGGCGCGGCGAGCTGGTGTCGATCCCGCTGTCGGACCGGGCGCTGGCGCACAGCCAGCTGGTGCTGGCGGCGCGCGCCGGCCGCATGCTGCCGATCGCCACGCTGTCGTTCATGGAAACGCTGGTCAACCGGCTGGCGGCGCTGCCGGGCTGA